CGCAGCCGCTTTGATATTTTTAGTGTGCTGACTTTTACCGTCATTACCGCGATTGGTGGCGGGGTCATGCGGGATGTAATTATAGGTAATACTCCTCCCCTGAGTTTCCGCGACCCGACGTTTCTGATCAGTAGCTGCGCGACAACGATGACGATATTTTTTACCTACCGTCGGCTGGATCGATATCAGAACACAAGTCGGTTTTTTGACGCCATCGGTCTCGGTGCGTTTACAGCGACCGGCGCCAATCTTGCAATGGTGCATCAACTGAATTCTCTGTTCGGTGTAACGGCAGTCGCAGTGATTGCCGGCATCGGCGGCAGCCTCGTCCGCGATACGATTGTCAGGGAGATTCACTATGTATTCCGTCGGGAGGTTTACTTTGTCAACGCCATTATCGGCGCTTCAGTTTTCTATTACTCACAATTGTATCTACCCAGTTTTTGGCCCTTATATCTTTGTTTTATCGTGACCATTGTTTTGGGCCTTTGCCACATTAAATACAAATGGAACTTTCCGGCTCTTGACC
The window above is part of the Acetonema longum DSM 6540 genome. Proteins encoded here:
- a CDS encoding trimeric intracellular cation channel family protein gives rise to the protein MTAWNVLEVMGIVAFSVSGALTGIRSRFDIFSVLTFTVITAIGGGVMRDVIIGNTPPLSFRDPTFLISSCATTMTIFFTYRRLDRYQNTSRFFDAIGLGAFTATGANLAMVHQLNSLFGVTAVAVIAGIGGSLVRDTIVREIHYVFRREVYFVNAIIGASVFYYSQLYLPSFWPLYLCFIVTIVLGLCHIKYKWNFPALDPDSKKVVSGDHESG